The Methanocorpusculum vombati genomic interval TTATCAGAAAAGCTCTGGAGTGTGCATCCAAGGCACCGACCGGCAGAAACAAACAGCCGTGGATCTTTGTTGTCATCAAAAACAAAGAAACCCTGAAAAAGATCGCGGAACTCGCACCCAACGGAAAGTTCATCGAAGGTGCGGCAGTTGGAATCCTTGTCCTCGGCGAGGCCGACTGGAAGTTCACCGTGGAAGACTGTTCGGCTGCCACCGAAAACCTGCTCCTTGCCCTGCACGCTTATGGCTACGGAGGATGCTGGATTGCAGGTAACCAGATGCCCTACGCAGATGCGGTTCGTGAACTGGCAGACGTCCCGGAGACCTATAAACTTGTCTCCATCATTGCCGCAGGAGTTCCCGACGTCGGCGGCATCACGCTCGCAGAAAAGACTCCGCTGGAAAAGCTGGTCTTCTCTGAGAAGTATCAGTAATACAATGATTCTTGAAGTACCACCAACATCCGTACCGCCCCCGCAGGCGGTGAACGCTGCCGGTGCACGGCAGCTGATCAACGCGGGAAACACCATCGTCATCGATGTCCGGACGGAAGAGGAGATCGCAAGGGGCGGGTACCTGAAAAGTGCCCGCCGGATCGATTTCAGTTCCCCGGACTTTGCAGAAAACATTGCCGCTCTTGCAAGAAACAACGTGTATCTGATCTACTGTCAGTCCGGAATCCGTGGTCTCCGGACCGGCATGCTGATGGAAAAACTCGGATTTGTACACGTCTATGTTCTTGACGGAGGAATAAACACCTGGCTGCGTGCAGGACTTCCCACCCTGCACGACCAGCAGTAATCCTCTTTTTTTTTGGGCCGCCGCTGGCAGAATACCCAAAACAGCCTCTGCATCACCAACCTTATCCCCTTGTTTCACCAAACTAGTTGATATGGTCAGACCGGTTTTACAGGTCGCACTGGACCTTACGGAACTTTCCCGCGCGGAAAAAATCGCCGAGGAAGCAGTTTCCGGCGGTGCCGACTGGATAGAGATAGGGACTCCCTTGGTGAAGAGCGAGGGAATGGAAAGTGTCCGCCGGATGCGGGCCCAATTTCCCTCCGT includes:
- a CDS encoding rhodanese-like domain-containing protein codes for the protein MILEVPPTSVPPPQAVNAAGARQLINAGNTIVIDVRTEEEIARGGYLKSARRIDFSSPDFAENIAALARNNVYLIYCQSGIRGLRTGMLMEKLGFVHVYVLDGGINTWLRAGLPTLHDQQ
- a CDS encoding nitroreductase family protein, translated to MNVRNPGIANFGITVIQSRHSVRKFKEEEIPPEFIRKALECASKAPTGRNKQPWIFVVIKNKETLKKIAELAPNGKFIEGAAVGILVLGEADWKFTVEDCSAATENLLLALHAYGYGGCWIAGNQMPYADAVRELADVPETYKLVSIIAAGVPDVGGITLAEKTPLEKLVFSEKYQ